The following proteins are encoded in a genomic region of Nymphalis io chromosome 8, ilAglIoxx1.1, whole genome shotgun sequence:
- the LOC126770091 gene encoding E3 ubiquitin-protein ligase RNF185-like — MVYNWSAYRRECCIVQVINLSCREYDKCRNICYCDVILKEGFIGQHTMAETSEPKASASAPGGDAGGEEEKRDERMLECNICLDTARDAVVSMCGHLFCWPCLHQWLETRPSRQVCPVCKAAISREKVIPLYGRGNTKQEDPRNKVPPRPAGQRTEPESNSGFPGFGFGEGFHMSFGIGAFPFGVFTSTFNFGDPRPSAAPRGTAQFEEEQFLSKIFLWVAILFVLWLIFA; from the exons ATGGTTTATAATTGGAGTGCATATAGGAGGGAGTGTTGTATTGTACAAGTTATAAACTTAAGTTGTCGTGAATACGATAAGTGTAGAAATATATGTTATTGTGACGTAATATTAAAAGAAGGATTTATTGGGCAACATACAATGGCAGAAACAAGTGAGCCTAAAGCAAGTGCATCAGCGCCTGGAGGAGATGCTGGTGGGGAGGAGGAGAAACGTGACGAGCGTATGCTGGAATGCAACATCTGCCTAGACACGGCACGAGATGCCGTGGTTAGCATGTGCGGACATCTTTTCTG CTGGCCATGTCTGCACCAGTGGTTAGAGACCAGACCGAGTCGGCAAGTGTGTCCAGTTTGCAAAGCAGCTATAAGCAGAGAGAAGGTCATTCCACTGTATGGCAGAGGAAATACAAAACAGGAAGACCCTAGAAATAAG GTGCCTCCACGGCCAGCGGGGCAACGCACGGAGCCCGAGAGCAACAGCGGCTTCCCCGGCTTCGGCTTCGGCGAGGGTTTCCACATGTCCTTCGGCATCGGCGCATTCCCCTTCGGCGTCTTCACGTCGACCTTCAATTTCGGTGACCCCCGGCCTAGTGCGG CTCCGCGCGGCACGGCGCAGTTCGAAGAGGAGCAGTTCCTGTCGAAGATCTTCCTGTGGGTCGCGATCCTGTTCGTGCTGTGGCTCATCTTCGCATGA